From one Paenibacillus terrae HPL-003 genomic stretch:
- a CDS encoding chemotaxis protein CheD, with the protein MIEDKSIIKVGMADLNVTSNPNSIRTTGLGSCVGLTLYDPHLKLAGMAHVMLPSSDIAREGQLNIAKYADTALPELFERMLKLGAERRRLVAKMAGGAQMFAFAGSGDTMRIGPRNVESCKEMLVDLGIPLLGEDTGGSYGRTIELDCETGVLNIRSVQKGVKEL; encoded by the coding sequence ATGATTGAGGATAAAAGCATCATCAAAGTGGGCATGGCAGACTTGAACGTAACCAGCAATCCAAACTCCATTCGCACGACAGGACTTGGTTCCTGCGTCGGATTGACCCTCTACGATCCTCATTTAAAACTGGCTGGTATGGCACATGTAATGCTACCGTCCTCAGACATTGCGCGTGAAGGGCAGCTTAACATCGCTAAATATGCCGATACCGCGTTGCCAGAGCTATTTGAGCGGATGCTGAAATTGGGAGCCGAACGCCGCAGACTGGTCGCCAAAATGGCAGGGGGAGCGCAAATGTTCGCCTTTGCCGGCAGCGGGGACACCATGCGAATTGGTCCGCGCAATGTGGAGTCATGCAAGGAAATGCTCGTAGATCTCGGTATTCCTCTGCTTGGGGAGGATACAGGTGGTAGTTATGGCCGAACGATTGAGTTGGACTGTGAAACTGGCGTTTTGAATATTCGAAGCGTACAAAAAGGTGTAAAGGAATTATAA
- the pyrH gene encoding UMP kinase — translation MEKPVFKRVVLKVSGESLSGPNGYGIDADTIASIAEQVKDVVELGVEVAIVCGGGNIWRGIAGSANGIDRATADYMGMLATVMNSLALQDALEQIEVPTRVQTSIAMQQIAEPYIRRRAIRHLEKGRVVIFAAGTGNPFFSTDTTAALRAAEIEAEVILMAKNKVDGVYSADPFKDSTAEKYEQLTYLDVLNKNLGVMDSTASSLCMDNNIPLIVFAITEQGNIKRVVLGEKIGTIVKGSVN, via the coding sequence TTGGAAAAACCTGTGTTTAAGCGTGTTGTTCTGAAAGTCAGTGGAGAGTCGCTGTCAGGCCCGAACGGTTACGGTATTGATGCGGATACAATTGCGTCGATCGCCGAGCAAGTCAAGGACGTTGTCGAACTGGGAGTAGAAGTTGCTATCGTGTGCGGAGGCGGCAACATTTGGCGGGGGATTGCGGGAAGCGCCAACGGAATTGACCGGGCAACAGCCGATTACATGGGTATGCTGGCAACGGTAATGAACTCACTGGCACTGCAGGATGCTTTGGAACAAATTGAAGTTCCTACGCGTGTACAGACATCTATCGCAATGCAACAAATTGCTGAGCCTTACATTCGTCGTAGAGCTATCCGCCATCTAGAAAAAGGCCGAGTTGTTATTTTTGCAGCAGGTACAGGGAATCCGTTCTTCTCGACCGATACTACGGCTGCTTTGCGTGCTGCCGAAATTGAGGCGGAAGTGATTCTGATGGCTAAAAATAAAGTGGACGGCGTGTATTCAGCTGATCCATTTAAAGACAGCACAGCCGAGAAGTATGAGCAACTTACGTATTTGGATGTGCTCAACAAAAATCTCGGTGTCATGGACTCCACGGCTTCCTCGTTGTGCATGGATAACAATATTCCGTTGATTGTCTTTGCTATTACAGAGCAAGGTAACATTAAACGTGTCGTGTTGGGTGAGAAAATTGGCACGATCGTCAAAGGGAGTGTAAATTAA
- a CDS encoding chemotaxis protein CheB: MCAYRVLVVDDSAFMRKIVSDLIVRDDSFDIVGTAANGKEAVEKVKELQPDLVTMDVEMPEMNGLEALPLIMAAHPLPVIMLSGINEQGMKETIMALEAGAFDFIRKPSVSHTQDIQQVGKALLEQMHTAMQAVRSRLERKEANERKAALEQAKKTPLEQTSEGQAVADKGVEGKAPTGNTPIAPIASATAAPVPPKRDTGKSVPVAKPEQKQPQTGSSVTDSRLSKPVAQPRKTAQAPATQKKEPPKATERTPGQLNISDTVAAKSLHGADKGGLSKPEPRKTVSTPVPSAPVAPMAATPPVTAPIVPAATKGFSLKKGGVYSSNFRKLVAVGCSTGGPRALKTLLEHIPGDFPAPIVIVQHMPPNFTRSLAQRLNTLSPLRVVEAEQGMTLEAGTAYIAPGGYQLRIVPGASGKYTVSLKTEEARNGHRPSVDTMFESLLPLTSLERHLVLLTGMGSDGAKMMKKLYDAGVQSTFAENEETCVVYGMPRSAVELKCVRHLLPMQEIAPKLVQVVK; the protein is encoded by the coding sequence ATGTGTGCTTACCGGGTGCTGGTTGTGGATGATTCGGCCTTTATGCGCAAAATTGTTTCAGATTTAATTGTAAGGGATGATTCGTTCGACATCGTAGGTACAGCCGCCAACGGCAAAGAGGCTGTAGAGAAAGTGAAGGAGCTACAGCCTGATCTGGTCACAATGGATGTCGAGATGCCTGAAATGAATGGCCTTGAAGCGCTCCCTCTGATTATGGCGGCTCATCCTCTTCCGGTCATTATGCTCTCTGGTATTAATGAACAAGGTATGAAGGAGACCATTATGGCTCTGGAAGCAGGAGCTTTCGATTTTATACGGAAGCCCTCCGTCTCTCATACTCAGGATATCCAGCAGGTGGGCAAGGCGTTATTGGAGCAGATGCACACCGCTATGCAAGCAGTCCGCAGCCGTTTGGAGCGCAAGGAAGCTAACGAACGAAAAGCGGCGCTGGAGCAAGCGAAAAAAACGCCGCTGGAGCAGACTTCAGAAGGACAAGCTGTGGCTGATAAGGGAGTGGAAGGTAAAGCACCTACAGGTAATACTCCTATTGCACCGATTGCTTCTGCAACTGCTGCACCGGTTCCGCCGAAGCGGGACACTGGCAAGTCTGTTCCGGTAGCCAAGCCGGAACAGAAACAGCCACAGACAGGCAGCTCTGTGACTGACAGCCGTTTAAGTAAGCCAGTCGCCCAGCCACGGAAGACGGCGCAAGCACCTGCTACGCAGAAGAAGGAGCCGCCTAAGGCAACTGAACGTACTCCAGGGCAACTGAATATTTCCGATACGGTTGCAGCCAAATCGCTGCACGGCGCGGATAAGGGAGGGCTAAGCAAGCCGGAGCCTCGAAAAACGGTGTCTACGCCAGTTCCTTCGGCTCCAGTTGCTCCTATGGCTGCTACGCCTCCAGTGACGGCACCAATAGTTCCAGCAGCGACTAAGGGGTTCTCTCTTAAAAAAGGAGGAGTATATTCGTCCAACTTTCGCAAGCTGGTGGCGGTCGGATGTTCTACAGGGGGGCCGCGTGCGCTCAAGACGTTGCTGGAACACATTCCTGGGGATTTTCCCGCTCCGATTGTCATCGTGCAGCATATGCCGCCAAACTTTACCCGTTCGCTGGCACAGCGTCTGAATACGTTGAGTCCGCTCCGGGTGGTTGAAGCTGAGCAGGGGATGACGTTGGAGGCCGGAACAGCTTATATTGCTCCTGGAGGATATCAATTGAGAATTGTGCCAGGGGCCAGTGGTAAATACACCGTATCACTGAAGACGGAAGAAGCTCGTAACGGTCACCGTCCTTCTGTTGATACGATGTTTGAATCGTTACTCCCGTTAACCTCTCTGGAACGGCATCTTGTGTTGCTGACTGGCATGGGGAGCGACGGGGCTAAAATGATGAAAAAGCTTTATGATGCAGGGGTACAATCCACATTTGCTGAAAATGAGGAAACTTGCGTAGTGTACGGAATGCCCCGCTCGGCTGTAGAGTTAAAATGTGTGCGCCACCTTCTGCCGATGCAGGAGATCGCCCCCAAGCTTGTACAAGTTGTGAAATAA
- a CDS encoding endolytic transglycosylase MltG: MIKNRSFMLGMGTGLITGALLLQLAMIGQGQSQPSSADPKNMTRGQLEEVAAGLNLQISESSDPKMTEEEWRNKVIKEGNKTPVAPKKAEAAQIPSTPKTPASSTPSATSKPSASTSALQSPDKPQTKGSSATATPDTPKQPATPQVQYSIASGSNLRSVASGLQKAGIVSDASAFEAEAKAQKINTKIRTGTYEFAKGEDFGSIITKITKKPSN, from the coding sequence GTGATCAAAAATCGTTCATTCATGCTGGGCATGGGCACCGGACTTATTACAGGCGCACTACTGCTGCAATTGGCGATGATCGGTCAGGGTCAATCGCAGCCGTCCTCAGCGGACCCGAAAAACATGACTCGTGGTCAATTGGAGGAAGTGGCAGCCGGGCTGAATCTTCAAATCAGTGAGAGTTCTGATCCGAAGATGACTGAAGAAGAATGGCGTAATAAGGTGATCAAGGAAGGCAATAAAACACCGGTTGCCCCCAAAAAGGCAGAAGCTGCGCAAATTCCGTCGACACCAAAGACACCTGCAAGCAGCACGCCTTCGGCTACTTCTAAGCCTTCAGCAAGCACGTCTGCACTCCAAAGTCCGGATAAGCCACAAACTAAAGGTTCGAGTGCTACGGCTACTCCAGATACCCCTAAACAGCCAGCCACTCCACAAGTGCAATATAGCATTGCATCGGGAAGCAATCTGAGGAGTGTGGCATCTGGTTTGCAGAAGGCAGGCATCGTATCGGATGCCAGTGCGTTTGAGGCTGAGGCTAAGGCTCAAAAAATCAATACCAAAATCCGTACCGGTACCTATGAGTTTGCCAAGGGTGAGGACTTTGGTTCTATCATTACTAAAATTACAAAGAAGCCGTCCAACTGA
- a CDS encoding FliA/WhiG family RNA polymerase sigma factor produces MNERKAAHLNHSELWEQWKEHGDKEAKKQLIEKYLHIVEYVSGRLAVGLPKNVSKDDLASNGVMGLIDALEKFDYERGLQFETYASWRVRGAILDGLRQGDWVPRSVREKAKKIEDAYQHLEQRYLRTVSDEEMSHYLDVSEKEFQNMIQEVAVMSIVSLEDPIREEESETRLSLLVDEKAKNPDHKVNEFTLRDALAQGIDKLTEKERIVVSLLYYEDLSLSEIAEVMSLSPSRISQLHSKAILRLRATLDKQRDLLMRKD; encoded by the coding sequence ATGAACGAGCGAAAAGCCGCTCATTTAAACCATTCCGAACTGTGGGAGCAATGGAAAGAACACGGTGACAAGGAAGCAAAAAAGCAGCTAATTGAAAAGTACCTCCATATTGTGGAGTATGTGTCGGGACGCCTTGCAGTAGGTTTGCCTAAAAATGTATCTAAAGATGACCTGGCCAGTAACGGTGTCATGGGCTTAATTGATGCTCTTGAAAAGTTTGACTATGAACGTGGTTTGCAGTTTGAGACTTATGCTTCCTGGCGCGTTCGAGGGGCGATTCTGGATGGTCTTCGCCAAGGAGATTGGGTTCCACGTTCGGTCAGGGAAAAAGCGAAAAAGATTGAGGATGCCTACCAGCATCTGGAGCAGAGATACTTACGCACGGTAAGTGATGAAGAGATGAGCCATTATTTGGACGTCTCCGAAAAAGAGTTTCAAAATATGATCCAGGAGGTCGCTGTTATGTCGATCGTTTCACTGGAGGACCCGATCCGCGAAGAAGAATCGGAGACACGACTTTCCCTTTTAGTGGATGAAAAGGCGAAAAATCCGGATCACAAGGTCAATGAATTTACACTTCGTGATGCCCTTGCACAAGGCATTGACAAATTGACTGAAAAAGAACGTATCGTTGTTTCTTTATTGTATTACGAAGATTTGTCACTCAGTGAAATTGCTGAGGTCATGTCGCTTTCACCTTCGCGTATTTCACAACTGCATTCCAAAGCCATATTACGGCTGAGGGCGACACTGGACAAACAGCGGGATCTGCTAATGCGTAAAGATTAA
- a CDS encoding DUF342 domain-containing protein, whose product MEKQFALDQYLRVVVSPDKLSAYLEFAKREEGFSCSVEELERFLSNQKISHGLITDEIHTFVARSEDYFFTKLLIAEGTPPIHGTDGKINLAEVVTGEDARKPLETLDGRVDYKELTRLKNVKRGQLIAERIDPLPGVPGIAVTGEEIPYLPGKEARFKVGKNVVVHPEGVAMYAAIDGLVTTTEKGKLNVFPVYEVNGDVDYSVGNIDFVGTVVIRGNVLTGFRIRAAGDIRVIGGVEGAELDAEGSVDISGGIIGYHKGYVKAAQNVKCSFIQDGNVIAGGDILVSQSIMHSRIKASKNVLCGGAKGLIVGGSVQAGEKVVARTIGNTMSTATIIEVGVLPELRDELTELRARLKQQTDSQDKTNKALTILDQLAAAGQLAPERMAMRIKLTSTKKSNDNELLETKSRMLEIERTLEDTSRARVEVKNVIYGGSKIVIGRYTKFIKDSVERMAFYYHEGDISMSSSV is encoded by the coding sequence GTGGAGAAGCAATTTGCTTTGGACCAGTATTTAAGAGTGGTCGTCTCACCCGATAAACTTAGCGCTTATTTGGAGTTTGCCAAACGTGAAGAAGGCTTTTCCTGTTCTGTGGAAGAATTGGAGCGTTTCTTGAGTAACCAAAAAATAAGTCATGGTTTGATTACTGATGAGATTCATACGTTTGTAGCAAGATCGGAAGATTATTTCTTCACCAAATTGCTGATTGCTGAGGGAACACCGCCGATTCATGGTACGGACGGAAAAATTAATTTGGCTGAAGTAGTGACTGGTGAAGATGCACGTAAGCCGCTCGAAACCTTGGATGGACGAGTGGACTATAAAGAATTAACCCGTTTAAAAAATGTAAAGCGTGGACAACTGATTGCCGAGCGGATTGATCCATTGCCAGGTGTACCTGGTATTGCCGTCACGGGAGAGGAAATTCCTTATCTTCCAGGCAAAGAAGCACGTTTTAAAGTGGGGAAAAACGTAGTTGTTCATCCAGAAGGCGTTGCAATGTACGCAGCTATCGACGGACTGGTGACTACGACTGAAAAGGGTAAGCTCAATGTGTTTCCCGTATATGAAGTGAACGGGGATGTGGATTATAGCGTTGGCAACATTGATTTTGTTGGAACCGTCGTCATTCGTGGTAATGTCCTGACAGGTTTTCGAATTCGGGCGGCTGGTGACATTCGTGTCATCGGCGGTGTGGAAGGTGCTGAATTGGATGCGGAAGGCTCAGTCGACATCAGTGGCGGTATTATTGGATACCATAAGGGGTATGTGAAAGCTGCGCAAAATGTGAAATGCTCTTTTATACAGGATGGTAACGTGATTGCGGGGGGCGATATACTTGTATCCCAAAGCATCATGCATTCCCGGATCAAAGCCAGTAAGAATGTACTATGCGGAGGGGCTAAAGGACTCATCGTAGGTGGTAGTGTACAAGCTGGTGAAAAGGTAGTGGCACGTACGATCGGTAATACGATGTCCACAGCCACTATAATCGAAGTAGGTGTACTGCCAGAGCTGCGCGATGAGCTGACTGAGCTCCGGGCACGTTTGAAGCAACAGACAGACAGCCAGGATAAGACCAATAAGGCCCTCACCATATTGGACCAGCTTGCTGCTGCCGGACAGCTTGCCCCTGAAAGAATGGCGATGCGAATCAAGCTGACATCTACTAAAAAATCAAATGACAACGAGCTTTTGGAAACTAAATCAAGAATGCTTGAGATCGAACGAACCTTGGAAGATACTAGCCGCGCACGGGTAGAAGTCAAAAACGTTATTTACGGCGGCTCTAAAATAGTTATCGGCAGATATACAAAATTTATTAAAGATTCGGTGGAAAGAATGGCGTTTTATTATCATGAGGGTGATATCAGCATGTCCTCCTCCGTGTAA
- a CDS encoding chemotaxis protein CheA, protein MDMNQYLNMFIDESNDHLQSLNEKMLQLESSPTDLGIVQVIFRSAHTLKGMAATMGFEDLASLTHQMENVLDLVRNNKLAMQEFIFDTFFKGLDALESMVQNITEGGDGKADVSSIVASLQSIVRGDFQKSGIDAVTEAVTPKKAADSESAGLVLDQFQYSVLEQSISEGHRVYYIQVTISSESQLKAARAFMVFNTLENSGEIVKAYPSVQDIEQEKFEQNFSLYYITQKEVGELEKEIAGISEIESVSVVQLDQESLKQMSEVKAGLAETAAVQEAPVAVQQQSAASQPQSPTAASGAKPADGKAQVAKPAAPTHNRTIRVDIERLDVLMNLFSELLIDRVRLEQLASEASNPALTETVEHMSRVSSDLQNVVLKLRMVPVDTVFNRFPRMVRDLAKSLDKKLDLVITGADTEMDRTVIDEIGDPLVHLLRNSVDHGIEPVATRIAAGKPETGTVHLRAFHSGNNVFIEIEDDGSGINREKVLKSAISKGIMTEEQAAAMSDEEAHQVLFAPGFSTAEVISDVSGRGVGLDVVKSKITSLGGNVTIHSVLGKGTNFSVQLPLTLSIIAAMMIQIGSEKYAIPLSSIVETAIVKRTQIRSVHGNKMIAFRESHIPLISLSQLFEVPDFNEDEEEETEVVVIRKGDRLAALSVQDFLGQSEIVLKNLGKYLPNIQGISGATILGDGQVALIIDPNVFIK, encoded by the coding sequence ATGGACATGAACCAATATTTAAACATGTTTATTGATGAGTCGAATGATCATCTGCAATCTCTTAACGAAAAAATGCTTCAACTGGAAAGTAGTCCTACCGATCTGGGCATCGTTCAGGTGATTTTCCGGTCTGCCCATACTCTCAAAGGAATGGCTGCTACGATGGGTTTTGAAGACCTTGCATCGCTCACCCACCAAATGGAAAACGTTCTTGATCTGGTACGTAACAACAAGCTTGCGATGCAGGAATTTATATTCGATACCTTTTTTAAAGGATTGGATGCGTTGGAGTCCATGGTACAGAACATTACAGAGGGTGGCGATGGAAAAGCGGATGTATCCTCTATTGTAGCTTCACTGCAATCCATCGTGCGTGGCGATTTCCAAAAATCTGGCATAGATGCTGTTACTGAGGCGGTTACGCCGAAAAAAGCGGCGGATAGCGAAAGCGCGGGTCTTGTGCTGGATCAATTCCAGTATTCTGTACTGGAGCAATCTATTTCAGAAGGGCATCGGGTTTACTATATACAGGTAACGATTAGCTCAGAAAGCCAGTTGAAGGCTGCACGTGCCTTTATGGTATTTAATACGCTGGAGAACTCCGGTGAAATCGTAAAAGCTTATCCGTCTGTACAGGATATTGAGCAGGAGAAATTCGAACAAAATTTCTCGTTATATTACATAACGCAGAAAGAGGTAGGAGAGCTGGAGAAGGAAATCGCTGGTATTTCCGAAATCGAATCCGTCTCCGTTGTACAGCTGGATCAGGAATCGCTTAAGCAAATGAGCGAAGTCAAGGCCGGGCTGGCAGAGACTGCTGCTGTGCAGGAAGCCCCGGTAGCTGTACAACAACAGTCCGCTGCATCCCAGCCGCAGTCTCCAACTGCGGCCTCCGGTGCGAAGCCAGCTGATGGTAAAGCTCAAGTAGCCAAGCCTGCAGCACCTACGCACAACCGTACGATTCGTGTAGACATTGAACGTCTGGATGTATTGATGAATTTGTTCAGTGAATTGCTTATTGACCGTGTACGGTTGGAGCAGTTGGCGAGTGAGGCTTCTAATCCGGCGCTGACTGAAACGGTAGAACATATGAGCCGCGTAAGCAGTGACCTGCAAAATGTCGTGCTTAAATTGCGGATGGTACCCGTGGACACGGTTTTCAATCGTTTCCCGCGTATGGTGCGTGATTTAGCCAAATCGCTGGATAAAAAACTGGATTTGGTCATTACTGGCGCGGACACTGAAATGGACCGTACCGTTATCGACGAAATCGGTGATCCGCTAGTGCATTTACTGCGTAACTCTGTGGATCACGGCATTGAGCCAGTAGCGACCCGTATTGCAGCAGGCAAACCGGAGACAGGAACAGTCCATTTGCGTGCTTTCCACAGTGGCAATAACGTGTTCATTGAGATTGAAGACGATGGAAGCGGCATTAATCGTGAGAAGGTACTGAAAAGTGCCATTTCCAAAGGGATTATGACTGAGGAACAAGCAGCTGCAATGAGTGATGAAGAGGCCCATCAGGTACTTTTCGCTCCGGGATTCAGTACAGCTGAGGTCATCTCGGACGTTTCAGGACGCGGCGTTGGACTCGATGTAGTTAAATCTAAAATCACTTCCCTTGGTGGTAACGTTACGATTCATTCCGTTCTGGGCAAAGGTACCAATTTTTCTGTGCAGTTGCCACTGACACTATCCATTATTGCGGCCATGATGATACAGATCGGCTCCGAAAAATATGCGATTCCATTGTCTTCTATTGTAGAGACTGCGATCGTCAAACGGACACAAATCCGTTCTGTACACGGCAACAAAATGATTGCTTTCCGCGAATCCCATATTCCGCTTATCTCCTTGAGTCAGCTGTTTGAAGTACCAGACTTCAATGAGGATGAAGAAGAAGAGACAGAGGTTGTTGTTATCCGCAAGGGTGACCGTCTGGCAGCTCTTTCTGTTCAGGACTTTTTGGGACAAAGTGAAATTGTCCTTAAAAACCTGGGCAAATACCTTCCGAACATCCAAGGAATTTCGGGCGCCACGATTCTTGGTGACGGTCAGGTTGCTTTGATCATTGACCCTAATGTTTTCATTAAATAA
- the rpsB gene encoding 30S ribosomal protein S2 → MAVISMKQLLEAGVHFGHQTRRWNPKMDRYIFTERNGIYIIDLQKTVKKVEEAYNFVKSIAAENGTILFVGTKKQAQDSVKEEAARAGQFYINQRWLGGTLTNFQTIQKRIDRLKQLEAWEEDGTFAVLPKKEVIILRKEKDRLEKFLGGIKNMKGLPSALFIIDPRKERIAVAEARKLGIPIVGIVDTNCDPDEIDYVIPGNDDAIRAVKLLTGKMADAVMEANQGEETTA, encoded by the coding sequence ATGGCAGTAATCTCCATGAAACAGCTTTTGGAAGCTGGGGTTCACTTTGGTCACCAAACACGTCGCTGGAACCCGAAAATGGATCGTTATATCTTCACTGAAAGAAACGGTATTTACATCATTGACTTGCAAAAGACAGTGAAAAAGGTTGAGGAAGCTTACAACTTCGTAAAAAGCATTGCAGCTGAGAATGGTACAATTCTGTTCGTAGGCACGAAGAAACAAGCACAAGATTCCGTTAAAGAAGAGGCAGCACGCGCTGGTCAATTCTATATCAACCAACGTTGGTTGGGCGGTACGCTGACTAACTTCCAAACCATTCAAAAACGTATTGATCGTTTGAAACAACTGGAAGCTTGGGAAGAAGACGGTACATTCGCTGTACTTCCTAAAAAAGAAGTTATCATTCTCCGTAAAGAGAAAGATCGTCTTGAAAAATTCTTGGGCGGTATCAAAAACATGAAGGGCCTTCCAAGCGCTCTGTTCATCATTGATCCACGCAAAGAACGCATCGCGGTTGCTGAAGCTCGCAAATTGGGTATCCCAATCGTGGGTATCGTTGATACAAACTGCGATCCAGACGAAATTGACTATGTTATCCCAGGTAATGACGACGCGATCCGCGCTGTTAAATTGCTGACAGGTAAAATGGCTGATGCAGTTATGGAAGCAAATCAAGGCGAAGAAACTACAGCATAA
- a CDS encoding chemotaxis protein CheC, with the protein MENLGNLEDFKLDVLKEVGNIGSGNAATALSRLLNKPVDMGVPKVQMLPFEEIAEKVGGNEQLVVAIFFRVEGEAPGNLFFILQPHAAKSLLSRLANIPSDDEDSFNEMEHSALSEIGNILAGSYLSSLADFTRLSMYPTVPALAFDMAGAILSYGLLQFGQMGDAALLIDTTFLEGQNQIEGQFFLIPDPESFGKIFRSLGVPMNDD; encoded by the coding sequence ATGGAAAATCTTGGGAATCTTGAAGATTTCAAGTTGGATGTTTTGAAAGAAGTCGGTAACATTGGTTCGGGGAACGCTGCTACAGCGCTCTCCCGACTTCTGAATAAACCGGTTGATATGGGCGTACCTAAAGTACAGATGCTGCCTTTTGAGGAAATTGCTGAAAAGGTCGGCGGGAATGAGCAACTTGTCGTTGCTATATTTTTCAGAGTCGAGGGCGAAGCTCCAGGGAATCTCTTTTTCATATTGCAACCCCATGCGGCAAAAAGTCTGCTTTCCCGACTTGCGAATATTCCCTCGGATGATGAGGACAGCTTTAACGAAATGGAGCATTCGGCTCTGTCTGAAATCGGAAATATTTTAGCGGGTTCATACTTGTCCTCGTTGGCCGATTTCACCCGGTTGTCCATGTATCCGACTGTTCCCGCACTAGCTTTCGATATGGCAGGGGCCATTCTCAGCTACGGATTGTTGCAGTTTGGTCAGATGGGGGATGCAGCGCTGTTGATTGACACAACGTTTTTGGAGGGTCAGAATCAAATTGAGGGTCAATTTTTCCTGATTCCGGATCCGGAATCGTTTGGTAAAATATTCAGGTCGTTAGGAGTCCCGATGAACGATGATTGA
- a CDS encoding chemotaxis protein CheW, producing the protein MGEEIKVIVFKLGEEEYGVEVEKVQSIERMVPITRVPRTYDFVKGVFNMRGVVIPVIDLRGRFGLSEAEYTDQTRIIIVAVGEMQVGFIVDSANDVIDLNTDNIETPPEVVGGVKAKYLRGVAKIGEERLLIMLNLSEVLNRSEMNQLEGLED; encoded by the coding sequence ATGGGAGAAGAAATTAAAGTTATCGTATTTAAGCTTGGCGAAGAGGAATACGGTGTTGAAGTAGAAAAAGTCCAATCCATTGAGCGCATGGTACCGATTACGCGTGTTCCAAGAACATACGATTTTGTCAAAGGCGTATTCAATATGAGAGGCGTGGTTATTCCCGTTATTGATCTCCGTGGTCGTTTTGGATTGTCTGAGGCGGAGTATACCGATCAAACCCGAATTATCATCGTTGCAGTGGGTGAGATGCAAGTCGGCTTTATCGTTGATTCGGCGAACGACGTAATTGACCTGAATACCGACAACATTGAGACACCACCGGAAGTCGTTGGTGGAGTCAAGGCTAAATATTTGCGTGGAGTCGCTAAAATCGGTGAAGAGCGTTTGCTCATCATGCTGAATTTGTCTGAGGTGCTGAATCGCAGTGAAATGAACCAACTGGAAGGCTTAGAGGATTAA
- the tsf gene encoding translation elongation factor Ts, with protein sequence MAVNASAVKELREKTGAGMLDCKKALEEANGDLTKAIEVLREKGLAAAANKAGRIATEGVVESYIHAGGRIGVLVEVNCETDFVAKTDQFRDFVRDIAMHIAASNPRYVRREEVPQEEIEKEKEILKAQALNEGKPEKIVEKMVEGRIGKFYEEFCLLEQSFIKDPDKTISTLINEKISTIGENISLRRFVRFELGEGLEKKEDNFYEEVMSQVKQ encoded by the coding sequence ATGGCAGTTAATGCTAGCGCAGTAAAAGAGCTTCGTGAAAAAACAGGCGCAGGAATGCTGGATTGTAAAAAAGCGCTTGAAGAAGCAAACGGTGATTTGACAAAAGCAATTGAAGTTCTGCGCGAAAAAGGACTTGCAGCTGCAGCGAACAAAGCAGGCCGTATCGCTACTGAAGGCGTTGTTGAATCCTACATCCATGCTGGCGGCCGTATCGGCGTACTGGTAGAAGTAAACTGCGAAACAGACTTCGTAGCTAAAACAGACCAGTTCAGAGATTTTGTGCGTGACATCGCTATGCATATCGCTGCATCGAACCCTCGTTATGTTCGTCGCGAAGAAGTGCCACAGGAAGAGATCGAAAAAGAAAAAGAAATCCTGAAAGCACAAGCTTTGAACGAAGGCAAACCAGAAAAAATCGTAGAGAAAATGGTTGAAGGCCGCATCGGTAAATTCTATGAAGAGTTCTGCCTGTTGGAGCAATCTTTCATTAAAGATCCGGACAAAACAATCTCCACACTCATCAACGAAAAAATCAGCACCATTGGCGAAAACATTTCCCTGCGTCGTTTTGTTCGTTTTGAACTGGGCGAAGGTTTGGAGAAAAAAGAAGACAACTTCTACGAAGAAGTTATGTCTCAAGTGAAACAATAA